In Uranotaenia lowii strain MFRU-FL chromosome 2, ASM2978415v1, whole genome shotgun sequence, one genomic interval encodes:
- the LOC129745564 gene encoding uncharacterized protein LOC129745564 has translation MLKWVVTRGPNGVGTSLSATNALRVPPINIPAATPDTCSCNKENHCQEFIEIENNNSFAFNDLGNYYSPRKCRLSSGPVKRSATHGQCQCSRATRSDREPLDLSCAAKRLNFSSSKENCSTPLTSRISTQGRTKKLRTRRERNKTLSKRLSSVHFGQQTPNSPAVGNKMHPSSIMDLYQNPVSVDLLQSFLNSNQMFNEREVKTPPEENENSPSGCGQLYRQRAIRYRKQPGRTELQKVSTANSYFNSYVFR, from the coding sequence ATGCTGAAGTGGGTCGTAACACGTGGACCCAATGGTGTGGGCACCTCTTTATCGGCAACAAACGCCCTCCGAGTGCCTCCCATCAACATCCCAGCCGCAACGCCAGACACTTGTTCCTGCAACAAGGAAAATCACTGCCAGGAGTTCATCGAAATAGAAAACAACAACTCATTTGCTTTCAACGATTTGGGCAACTATTACAGTCCCCGGAAGTGCCGTCTCTCTTCCGGTCCAGTAAAACGTAGCGCAACTCATGGACAGTGTCAGTGTTCCCGTGCCACCCGAAGTGACCGCGAACCGCTAGATTTATCCTGTGCAGCCAAACGATTAAACTTTTCGTCCAGTAAGGAAAATTGTAGCACTCCACTGACTTCGCGCATCTCAACCCAAGGACGAACTAAGAAGCTTAGAACTCGTCGGGAGCGAAATAAAACTCTCTCCAAACGACTGTCCTCCGTTCATTTTGGTCAACAAACCCCAAACAGTCCGGCAGTGGGCAACAAAATGCATCCATCCTCAATTATGGACCTTTACCAGAATCCAGTCAGTGTTGATCTTCTGCAGAGTTTCCTCAACTCTAACCAGATGTTCAACGAACGAGAAGTCAAAACGCCTCCAGAGGAAAACGAAAATAGTCCCAGCGGATGTGGTCAACTTTATCGGCAGCGAGCGATCCGATATCGCAAACAGCCGGGGAGAACCGAACTGCAGAAGGTGTCCACTGCAAATAGTTATTTCAATTCGTATGTTTTTCGATAa